The window GTGGACAAGGTGGGTCTTTTCGACGCTGAGCTCATCAATGCGCTCCCTGCTTCGCTCAAGTCGATTTGTCACAACGGTGCTGGATACGATCAGATCGATGTCCAtgctgccaaggccaagggAATCACCGTTTCGCACacacctgctgctgtagACGATGCCACCGCCGATACCGCCATGTTCCTCGTcctctcgagcttgcgtcAATACTACCGTGCTGAAATCAACGCTAGGAGTGGAAAGTGGAAGTCGGGCCTGAAACCCGCTCACGACCCCGAGGGCAAGACGTTGGGTATCATTGGTATGGGAGGTATTGGCTCCGCCCTCGCCAAGCGAGCGGCCGCCTTTGACATGAAGATCATCTACTACAACCGAAACCCAAACCCAAACGCCGACGCCTCTTACACATATGTTGAATCTCAGCAACAACTGCTCGCTCAATCCGACGTAGTCTCGCTCAACCTTCCGCTCAACAAGCAAACCGAAAAGTCGTTCGGCAAAGCCCAATTCGACCAGATGAAGGATGgcgccatcctcgtcaacACCGCTCGTGGAGGTGTCGTTGATGAAGAGGCCCTCATTGAAGCGCTCAGCAGCGGAAAACTTTCCAGCGCTGGCTTGGACGTCTACCCCGCAGAGCCAAAGAT of the Mycosarcoma maydis chromosome 2, whole genome shotgun sequence genome contains:
- a CDS encoding putative GOR1 glyoxylate reductase, with the translated sequence MSKPQVLICGTIVHAHDELKNDLGSIAEILHLDTPTRAEFFQACSAGGKYANIIAIYRHNDSVDKVGLFDAELINALPASLKSICHNGAGYDQIDVHAAKAKGITVSHTPAAVDDATADTAMFLVLSSLRQYYRAEINARSGKWKSGLKPAHDPEGKTLGIIGMGGIGSALAKRAAAFDMKIIYYNRNPNPNADASYTYVESQQQLLAQSDVVSLNLPLNKQTEKSFGKAQFDQMKDGAILVNTARGGVVDEEALIEALSSGKLSSAGLDVYPAEPKIDERLVKMDNCILLPHMGTETVETQKKMEVQVFGSIKTAIQTGKPSYIVKEHK